From Cinclus cinclus chromosome 2, bCinCin1.1, whole genome shotgun sequence, one genomic window encodes:
- the METTL21C gene encoding LOW QUALITY PROTEIN: protein-lysine methyltransferase METTL21C (The sequence of the model RefSeq protein was modified relative to this genomic sequence to represent the inferred CDS: deleted 1 base in 1 codon), translating into PAIRLAGGESYSFQVHACIKTSGACIHPQETSHALCHISSFAMISAQQPRFPNKIQRTMDCQSEEEETCGEQYDSENCTCSSEHAESDAGSPVTLKILQNWVPRVSHYFDKEHYTYVGHQIVIQESIEHFGAVVWPGALALSQYLESNQEQFNLKDKKVLEIGAGTGLLSIVACILGARVTATDLPEVLENLSYNISRNTQNLNMHKPEVRKLVWGEGLNEDFPISTYHYDFILATDVVYHHGALDPLLATMVHFCKPGTVLLWANKFRFSTDYEFLEKVCNIFNTTILAEFPESNVKLLKATVRKN; encoded by the exons CCTGCGATCCGACTGGCTGGAGGGGAAAGTTATTCTTTTCAGGTGCACGCCTGTATA AAAACCTCTGGAGCATGCATCCATCCACAGGAAACTTCCCATGCCCTCTGTCACATCAG CTCTTTTGCCATGATCTCTGCACAGCAGCCACGATTCCCCAACAAAATTCAAAGAACAATGGACTGCCAATCTGAGGAAGAAGAAACCTGTGGAGAGCAGTATGACTCTGAAAACTGCACTTGCAGCTCCGAGCATGCAGAATCTGATGCAG GCTCACCAGTAACTCTTAAAATACTGCAGAACTGGGTTCCTAGAGTTTCACACTACTTTGATAAGGAGCACTATACGTATGTCGGCCACCAGATTGTCATTCAGGAGTCCATAGAACACTTTGGAGCTGTGGTATGGCCAGGG GCACTGGCTTTATCTCAATATCTGGAATCAAATCAAGAACAATTCAACCTCAAAGACAAGAAGGTTTTGGAAATTGGTGCTGGAACAGGCTTGCTTTCCATTGTGGCCTGTATCTTAG GAGCTCGTGTTACAGCTACTGATTTGCCTGAAGTTCTTGAAAATCTCTCATACAATATTTCAAGAAATACACAGAACTTGAATATGCACAAACCTGAAGTGAGAAAACTAGTATGGGGAGAAGGCCTCAATGAAGACTTTCCTATATCAACTTACCATTATGATTTCATACTGGCAACTGATGTTGTATACCATCATGGAGCTCTGGACCCCCTGCTAGCAACAATGGTGCACTTTTGTAAGCCAGGAACAGTTTTACTATGGGCAAATAAATTCAGATTCAGTACAGACTATGAATTTTTGGAAAAAGTTTGCAATATATTTAACACAACCATTCTAGCAGAATTTCCAGAATCAAATGTCAAGCTGCTTAAAGCCACAGTAAGAAAGAATTAA